A segment of the Branchiostoma floridae strain S238N-H82 chromosome 10, Bfl_VNyyK, whole genome shotgun sequence genome:
GTCGATGGTGTATGAAAGTATGTTTTAAACccactggaaaaaatgttttacactgatctgaaatgtaagttttgcacgtgtatcaattattcaaactgTTGTATCAATTATTGTAACTCTGGAAGTGACAAAGGCAGGCAGCGTGTGCACGGTTTCCGGTAACGTTACGTAGGTTTGTGGCACGCTTCGGGGTGGCCGTGCACTATTAACGTTGAAGTGTGAATTACTTCTCGCGGCAGTGTGAATAACTTCTCGCGAATACATTAATTGGCCGTCTGAAAGgcattcttaatcattattgcGTTTGTAGATACCGAAGAGTAGCAGGCCTCCTGGGAAgccaatttcgcctagcccgtacaagctttccggtgtatattcctttcccggcatatattcctttcccggcatattcccggttaaaaatcgggaatcgacctaccgcctcccccccccccccaaaaaaaattgccaagcttcccagagaggccggtgaaggaggctaggtgATCATAAGGTATGCTGAAGTAGTTAGTTTAGATGAGCCATCTTTTCCCTGAAGGCTGCTATTGACGGCACGGTTACTGTCTCTGCGGGTAATGAATTCCATTCCAGAATTGTTCTTGGGAAGAAACTCATTTGTCTATATGTAGTTCTGCAACGAGGGATGACATAGGTCAAGGGATGTACGTTTCTTGTAAGTCGAGTTTGTCGCTTTACGGTAGGGGGGCTATTCGTGTTGACAGTTACGATTCCGTGATGGATCTTGAAAAAGGTAATGAGTCTGGcccttttccttctttgttgCAATGTTTCCCACTGGAGACTTTCTAACATTTCTTATTTAAAACTTTTAGTAGGAACTGGGAACCTTTCTCTCTCGAGAGATGAAGATAGATCTCATACTGCTACATTATGTGGGTGATCAGTGACTCACTGCCTTTTGACCCTGGGTCAtaccattatcatcaacatggccgccgcagACCAAAAACcccacgtcagcgcagttcatcctcgttcctaccaagacgagagctatctgcacggttttcttggaactgtgggtgaCTTACAGAAGGATGGGGCTTTTCAAGacgtcgtccttgaagtcgagggccggcggtttccctgccatcggcttgttctgtccgcggctagcccctacttcagggccatgtttacaagtgacatggcggaaagtcgtcagaagacggttgttttacaggtagggttggcgTGACGTGTGGTTAGACTAGAGTATGTATAACAGGTAACATATTAAGATGTAGCGTATTACAGAGAAGGTGTAAAACAGGTGAATCCCATTTTTTACCCATCTTCCCTTtgatgtgcccccctccccacctactACTAGTTAATATTGACCTCTTTGGTATTtaggggttaaaggtcaacttTGCTGGTCAAGAATGAGTGCATTGGTATCAGAAACACTTTTTATGTATGAATAATAAAGATTATGTGTCTATGAAATTGGGATTGAAAACTTTACCTTCATTataataaaagaaatatatgtACCTTGAAAATGATACCTTATGTGTTGAGCATTTGAGCATTGTTATATTATTTTGttctgcagggtttggatgcaggcatgtttTGGGAGATTCTGAGTTACATATACTctggaaccctccatgtgtccctggacaaagtgcagcccctgtaccaggcagctgacctcctccaactggactatgtgagagacacctgcagcagctacatggccatgaacgtggagcgctccacctgtgtggaccagtacaagtttgctgatgttttCTCCATTGACATTGTCCGAAAAGCTTGTCTGCAGTTGATCCATAGAAACTTTGTTGAGGTGGGTCTGAATAATTCtgaatttaagttcgcggagatttaattttgggTAGCCCGAATGgacttttcacagtggttttaatttttgggtagcaccatgcactttaCTCTCTCACTGCCATAataaaatgttcacggtggttttaagttcgcgtttaAGCGGACggcgcaaaaactgcgaacattaaaccaccgcgaatgttTCTGCGTTTACAGTATTTTACTAGTAGGTCACTACACTGTATAAATTCCTCTTATACAAGGGTGGTCGGAGTCTGTCATAAGAGTTTATAAAAATGACTTTGTACATTAAAAACTTCTACAGTTCCCTTCCTTGTGTAAGAGAGTGAGAGGTATTATAGAAAAACAATATAAAATAGAATACCACTTTCAGTGTTATTTTGTGAGTTTAACAAGGTCTTAACCAGCCAGTACCAATATCAATGAAATTGTATTTTTCTCAATGCCATATCATGTACTCTGCACCtccacaggttgcctccagtgatgagttctgcagcctgagtgtgaatcagctgactgagatcatcagccacgatgagctggatgttgaagaggagacaacagtgtatGGGGTTGTACTGAGATGGGTACAGCACAGCAAGGAGGATAGGTAAGTAAAAGGTTGTTTTTAATGACATAACATTCAAGAATTTTCAACAGCAATGTATAGAATGTCTCCTAAATCCACCTGTACCCTGTaccctacagactgcaccacctacccagcatccttcctcacatccgcttcaacctgctgacctcagacgacaaggcagccatcttggaacaccccCTGGTCACGGAGTATCCTGGGAGTTCTGACTACATCAGGAATGCAGTACAGAATGGGAACCCCAACCAGAACCCGAGGGTTGGGCTTACCATGGAGATGGCTCTTCTGTTCAGTACAGAACCTGGGTCAGTAAATACCTTTCTCTTTTGCCTGTCTTTCCATGTCATTAACAGTAATGTACTAGTACTGAAGCCTTGAATTCTGCAAGGTTAGACTTGATATCATTAGTAGTGCATGCTGTGACTTTCGCCTCATCCTTTAGAAAACGTTTGGCTTTGTTGTCCAGTATCTCTGGAGTTTGCAATGTATTTTATTCCTTTCCAGTTCCAATGAGatcctcttcatgaaccctcaGGAAGGAAAGTACATCAGCTGTAGTTACAACCCTGAGGGCCTCCCTGATTCCTCTGCCATGACAGTCACCACTGATAACAACATTTACATCCTGGAAACTAAAGAATTAGAGAACGAAAATCAGCTGTCCCTGTATAACCGATACAACCATGCAAAGAATCTGTGGGAAAATGAGGCTATGTCCTCAGTATGTAAGTGGCCGGGAAAGTTCAAACCCAACAACCCCCTTGTTGAAGTTAATGGGATTTTGTACCACATTGCTGGTGTTAGAAATATGTATTGGTTGCAGATGAGAAAGTACAACTGGCACACGAACCAGTGGCAGGATTGTGCAGAGTTGAGACTTGACGATACCGACCGGTACAGTGCCGTATTGCCCTGCGGCGCACAACTCTATTTCCTCACAAGGGAGGCATTGCATTGCTATGACCCAAGGGAGGACAAATGGAGTAAGCGGACAGCACCTTGGGTTATTTATGAAGTCGATACAGCCGTTGtcatgggaacagagattttctgcacagatTGTGAATTCACCCAGACtatggtgtacgacacagagtcagactgTTGGCAGAAACTGCCGGGCTGGGAGTCGCTGCATGTAGATGAATCTGATATTGATCTTTGTCTAATTTTTTTTGCactggagaaccagctgcacgTATTGTTAAGTTATAATAATGAGTTCGAAGATGTATATCGAGTATATGTGTACGACAGGTCTGCTGATACCTGGAGAGACTTGAAGGCCACCCTGCCAAATAAGAGTTATGCAATGTATGGTTCTCATCCTGTGGCACGTATTTCCCTACCGTATCTTAATGGGGAATAAAAAATTCCTTACCCATTTGAGCGTTGATATGCAGGATACGGACCCATTAGATTACTTTGTACTGCATTGAATaattagaaaaagaaaattgatgTTTGATAAAAACGTTGCTTCTTTAACATTCTTGAGGTATATTTTATGCCCAGCAAGATGTTCTGTGTCAGACACCATACCCTTTATATGTCTTTCGCGGTTATTGCTCATTTATTGTAGTTTCAGGCAGCAGGACTCTTAGGTTACTTTGTACTGCATTGAATACTATGAAGAGCACTTTGATGTTTGGTAAAAACGTCGCTTCTCTATCATTGATGAGGATATTTCATGACCAGCAATATGTTCTGTGTCTTATTATGAACAGACACCATACTCTGTATACACCTGTCGCGTTTATTGTTCATATATTCTATTTTCACTCCCTTAGTAAAATTAACTTTGCGTATTTTTTATCGATTACCTAGAATGTTAGTCTGACTAAGTTACACGCCTACTGGTTAGGCCATTACGGTCTTCATAAAGCTCAGGACTTTTCCTTTAGAGTCTAAATGAAAGTTACACATGTTTATTAAGATTGTACTTGTTTTTGAATAGACTTTGAATAGACTTAATATAATCATCACTAACACGAGATTGGTATTTAACCATATTTACACCAGTTTATGTTTCCATTTACAATGCATAtcttttttgtatcattttaaaaacaataaatatcaTCTGATACAAAAAGTCGTCCATTCGCCAAGTGATATTTTGTTTAATGCTCGTTGTAGAGGTACGCACAGGTTGACGTCACACTTAAAGAAAGATACAGAAATGCGTAACATAAAATTTGGTCCAATATTAAGCCATCAGCAGGCCCAACATCTGATTACTTAATGACGTTACCCAAATTCACATCCATGGCTAGCCCTTGATattagcctccggctagtttggtagccctggctgtatttttatctatacagccgaataaatcaaatcacttTCTGCCAAGACGTGACAACATACGTACCTCCATACCTAATCCCTTAAattccaggtcgttggggggcaAAGTGGCTATGAAGAcacggcggccatcttggaacacTCCTTGGTCAAGCAGGATCGTGGGAGCTGTGAGGTCATTAAGGACATCTTATTACAGAGAGAGAATTTCAACATGAAACCAAGGCTTGGGATGACAACGGAAATGGTTATGCTATCTGATATAGAGTATGTACACACTTCTTCGCTTGGTTTTTCATGATTATGTCGGTAACAATCTTAGCGAAATGCCATTCCATACTTTGTGTTCCTACAATACAACTTCCACATTGTCAGTCATATAGGTAACCTCTGAATGTTATTCACACTTACACTTTATACGAACTTTTCTCTGAGTCTGCAAGGCTTGATTTGATTGATGCAATTTGTACATGTTATGATACATAGAACTTTTCCAATCAGTTTCATTGACAGTCTATGATGTATTTGTTTCAGGTCAGAAGACCTCCTGTACATGAATCCTCGGAAAGGGACGTACATCACCTGCAGTTATGACTACCTCCCAGCTTCCACGGGCATGACAGTCACAACTGATAACAACATTTATATGCTGGAAAATGAGGGGGAGGATTACGATAATTTGGCAATTtttaagtacaaccatgcaGAGAATATGTGGGGGCATGATGGTATGTCCGCAGTATCTGAATTCCCAAATGAAGGCGCAGGATTCCTTGTTGAAGTTGATCGGATTTTATATTACGTTTCTACTGATCGCGGAGAAGACATTGGATTGGTACGGATAAGAAAGTACAATCGGCACGCGgaccagtggcaggagtgttcacagctgcAACTTGACATAGCAGTCGATGAAAGCTTGGCGTTATCCTGTGGTACACACCTCTATTTTATCATGAGGTCAGTAATGCATTGCTACGACCCAAGCCAGAACTGTTGGTGCGATTGCACCCCACCCAATCTTACAGCTCGTTTCTCACATTTCACAGCTGTTGCCATAGGAACAGAGATCTTCTGCACAGCTTTTCAATTCACTCAGACTATGGTGTACGACACACAGTCAGACTGCTGGCAGAAACTGCAAGGCTGGACAAACCCAGAAGCCCTTAGTGTCAGTCATCTTCCCAGTCTTTTCGtactggagaaccagctgcacataTTGTTGAAGGTCTATGGCAAACACGGAACGTGCAACTATCTGGTATATGTGTacgacaggtctgctgatgcctggagaGACTTAAAGGCCACCCTGCCTAATAAGGAGTATTATGCACCAGCTCCCATGTGCCCTGTGGCACGTATATACGTACCATATCTTAAAGGGGcgcaaaaacacatcacttcttacgcttttcaGGTTAATTTGCAGGATAAAAATGCATAGAATACAGAGCAGTGCAGTCTTTTTCATGACATAAGGATACCCAGACTACAGGACAGGGCTGTttaatgacattttgtttagatctTGGGTTTTACTGAATGCTGTACATAGTGCAATAGGTTTACTAGATACTTTTGTACAAATTTAACAgagaaaaatccttttttttcttatagaaCTACTGAACTAATGCTCCGTGTTTTAATATCTAACTTAAGTTTGTATTATTTTTACTTGAATAGAAGACGTTTCACAAACTTCAATCCTGTTAAAATACCTGCTGCTGAAGAAGTTCTTTTATGAAGTCTTTATGACTTTATCATCATCTTTTATTCGTTTTCTATTGATTAAGCAAGTAAACCAAAATTTAGCATGTTTGTTGGTTTAAGGTTCATACTTATGTAAGATACCCAATTTTACAATAAACCCATTATTAACTTCTTGGATGTTTCTGTTTCATAACCTGACCAAGGAACAGCTGTTTCCAACAAATTTAAAGCAGTTGGGTCATAGAACAGCTAATCACTACTACGTTACATAGCTGCTTATCTGACCAACCGacaaacatacaacaaaaaTCTTCAAATCTCTTTATTGTAAATTGTGGCCGTATTTCCACTACAAAATCAACTCCGAGGTTATCGGCACGTAAAACAGATTCTTTCTGCCAGGGTAACATTGGTCATATACATCTTAAGGTAAGCATCCTTAACAGATGATGCTGATGGCACACTTACTGCTACATTATGTGGGTAATTAGTGTAAGTCTTGGCTACCTACCCTTTGACCCCCTgtttatgacatcatcatcaacatggccgctgCACACCAAAAACcccacgtcagcgcagttcgtcctcgttcctaccaagacgagagctatctgcacgggtttcttggaactgtgggcgacTTGCAGATGGCTGGGGCATttcaggatgtcgtccttgaattcgagggccggcggtttccctgccatcggcttgttctgtccgcggccagcccctacttcagggccatgtttacaagtgacatggtggaacgtcgtcagaagacggttgttttacaggtagggttggtGTGATGTGTATTGAAAAATAGTAAAACAGGGAACTTCCATAGGCTAAACAGGGGGAACTCATTGTTTACCCCAGCCAACGAGAGTTGCTTTCTTTTGATGTTTGCATTtgcttcgcccccctccccactttgaTACTGTTTAGGGGCTAAGGGTTGAACTGCTGATTTTTATGTTCTTCCTCTAATAttcttcttattcttctttaATTTTTGTGGATGCCTCTGAAACATTCTGTGAtctaaataaaatacaacactatTCTGTATTGCCATCTGTCCCTCGGGTGATATGAAATACCCCTTGCTGTACTATACTAGTACATTCATGCTGTGTGTTTGAACATTGTCATAATGTTGTATTATcctgcagggtttggatgcaggcgtgtttgaggagatcctgagttacatctactcgggaacactccatgtgtccctggacaaagtgcagcccctatatcaggcagccgacctcctccaactggactatgtgagagacacctgcagcagctacatggccatgaacgtggagcgctccaactgtgtggacctgtacaaatttgctgatgtcttctctgtAGATATTGTGCAAAAAGCTTGTCTGCAGTTGATCCATAGAAACTTTGTTGAGGTGGGTTTGATATGTTCATGGTGAACCTTTCATGGTAGATCACTTCAGTTTATGACTTATAGAAGGGTTGTTGGAATCTGTCATGAAATTCTAGAAGAATATGTTTGAGACTTTGAGTGTTAAAAACTCATTGTAAATGTTTCTGCAGGCTGTACCATTTgttgtaaaagttttttttttatttagggGATGTCGTGTACAATATTATACTATAAGCTGTTCTCTGAAAACTATAAAAGAATATAAGGATAGCAAGACCCACTTTTCAAATTCAGTggtgatttttttcagtttaacCGAGGAGGTTATGACCATCCCTTACCAATCAACAGTCCGCAGTACCATACGTGTACATGTGCTCTGCACCtccacaggttgcctccagtgaagagttctgcagcctgagtttgaatcagctgactgagatcatcagccatgatgagctggatgttaaagaggagacgacagtgtgggaggctgtggtgagatgggtgcagcacagcagggaggacaggtgggtgtcaGTGTTTTCTAGTTGAGTATTTTGCTTTTGATGTACATTTagcatgtaaaatgtaaaaagaagatTATGAAATTGTTTAGAAGCTGATGTATCACTAAAAAATCAGCTGAACCAACCTCTACCCTGTACCCTATAGACTGCagcacctacccagcatcctccctcatatccgcttcaacctgatgacctcagatgacacggcagccatcttggatcaccgCCTGGTtagggaggatcctgggagttctgagGTCATCAGGAATCAGATACAGAAGGGGAGTCCCAACCTGAAGCCGAGGCTCGGGATGACTACAGAAATGGCTATTCTGTACCCTAGGTCAGCATATACTTATACGTTTGATGTGAATAATCACTGCACCATATATTTTCTTATGTTACACATTTCCACTGTGTCAGTCATGTAATTGTCCTTACATctaattgaattttttttcaagaggCTACAGGTTTGATAGATGACACTAGTACAGGCTCTGATTTTGGCCTTATTCctgtaaaaagtttttttactgttttgtttttttacagttcaCGGTTTGGAAGCTCCAAAAGActcctcttcatgaaccctcaGGAAGAAAAGTTCATCAGATGCAGGTACAGTCAAGATGACATGCCTGATTTCTCTGCTATGACAGTCACCAGTGAAAACGACATCTACATGCTGCAAACTGAAGAATTAGAGGAAGAGAATCAACTGTCCCTgtttaagtacaaccatgcaGAAAACGTGTGTGAACCAGCAGGTGTGTCCTCTATATCTAAGGGACCAGAAGATGACTTGTGCTGCCATTGGTATTACCTGTATGAAGTTGATCGCATTTTGTACTACATTTTGTTTAATCCTGAAGCAGACAGACCATTGGTGCAGGTGAGAAAGTACAACCAGAACACAaaccagtggcaggagtgttcacagctgcaacttcctgataatatttggaaCAGTGCAGTATTGCCCTGCGGTCCAAACCTGTATTTCCTCTCAACCAAGGAAATATATCGCTACGATCCAAGCGAGGACAAGTGGTGCAGGCGAACACCACTGTGGACCTTGAATGAATTCGATAcagccgttgccatgggaactgAGATTTTTTGCACAGATATTTCATTTAAACAGACTATTGTGTATGATACAGAGGCAGACAGCTGGCAAAAACTGCAAGGCTGGCCAATCCCAGACATCTTTGCTGTTCATGGTCTTCCAATTTTATTCGTACTGGAGAACCAGTTGCACATATTGTTAACCTGTATTAGCAACTCCGGGGAACAATACGTATATCTCATATATGTTTATGACAGGTCTACTGATGCCTGGAGAGAGTTGAAGGCAAATCTGCCTAATAGGGAGTATTATGCATGTGGTTCTTTTTCCCCTGTGGCACGTATGTACCTACCATATCTAAAGGGGACATGAAGTACATCACTTCATACGCTTTCCAGTATTGATGTGCAGGATAAAAACACAGAGAGTACTAGACAGGACTGATAGATATTGGCTTTTGTGGAATGCTGAACAATGGGAATTAGAT
Coding sequences within it:
- the LOC118423828 gene encoding kelch-like protein 21, producing MAAADQKPHVSAVHPRSYQDESYLHGFLGTVGDLQKDGAFQDVVLEVEGRRFPCHRLVLSAASPYFRAMFTSDMAESRQKTVVLQGLDAGMFWEILSYIYSGTLHVSLDKVQPLYQAADLLQLDYVRDTCSSYMAMNVERSTCVDQYKFADVFSIDIVRKACLQLIHRNFVEVASSDEFCSLSVNQLTEIISHDELDVEEETTVYGVVLRWVQHSKEDRLHHLPSILPHIRFNLLTSDDKAAILEHPLVTEYPGSSDYIRNAVQNGNPNQNPRVGLTMEMALLFSTEPGSNEILFMNPQEGKYISCSYNPEGLPDSSAMTVTTDNNIYILETKELENENQLSLYNRYNHAKNLWENEAMSSVCKWPGKFKPNNPLVEVNGILYHIAGVRNMYWLQMRKYNWHTNQWQDCAELRLDDTDRYSAVLPCGAQLYFLTREALHCYDPREDKWSKRTAPWVIYEVDTAVVMGTEIFCTDCEFTQTMVYDTESDCWQKLPGWESLHVDESDIDLCLIFFALENQLHVLLSYNNEFEDVYRVYVYDRSADTWRDLKATLPNKSYAMYGSHPVARISLPYLNGE
- the LOC118423838 gene encoding kelch repeat and BTB domain-containing protein 7-like, which codes for MKPRLGMTTEMVMLSDIESEDLLYMNPRKGTYITCSYDYLPASTGMTVTTDNNIYMLENEGEDYDNLAIFKYNHAENMWGHDGMSAVSEFPNEGAGFLVEVDRILYYVSTDRGEDIGLVRIRKYNRHADQWQECSQLQLDIAVDESLALSCGTHLYFIMRSVMHCYDPSQNCWCDCTPPNLTARFSHFTAVAIGTEIFCTAFQFTQTMVYDTQSDCWQKLQGWTNPEALSVSHLPSLFVLENQLHILLKVYGKHGTCNYLVYVYDRSADAWRDLKATLPNKEYYAPAPMCPVARIYVPYLKGAQKHITSYAFQVNLQDKNA
- the LOC118423835 gene encoding uncharacterized protein LOC118423835 produces the protein MTSDDTAAILDHRLVREDPGSSEVIRNQIQKGSPNLKPRLGMTTEMAILYPSSRFGSSKRLLFMNPQEEKFIRCRYSQDDMPDFSAMTVTSENDIYMLQTEELEEENQLSLFKYNHAENVCEPAGVSSISKGPEDDLCCHWYYLYEVDRILYYILFNPEADRPLVQVRKYNQNTNQWQECSQLQLPDNIWNSAVLPCGPNLYFLSTKEIYRYDPSEDKWCRRTPLWTLNEFDTAVAMGTEIFCTDISFKQTIVYDTEADSWQKLQGWPIPDIFAVHGLPILFVLENQLHILLTCISNSGEQYVYLIYVYDRSTDAWRELKANLPNREYYACGSFSPVARMYLPYLKGT